The bacterium genome contains a region encoding:
- a CDS encoding alpha/beta hydrolase yields MRARYPDQEGYVERGGVRTFYEIYGNGTPTVLFLPAWAICHSRIWKAQVPYFARHYRVVTFDPRGNGRSDRPLTSQAYADTEYVQDALAVMDATRTERAVMVGLSTGGWLAALLAAHHPDRVLAAVMIGSRSPLGRPLPERAVYSFEDRLETEDGWAKHNRHYWRKDYRGFLEFFFSKVFSEPHSSKHIEDGVAWGLETTPEVLIATIEGRGVLTHLTEHPEEAVALYRSIRCSVLVIHGDQDKIVSYTHGVAIAEATGAPVVTVIGGGHHNFGRDPVKTNLVLRAFIDRVCVPQ; encoded by the coding sequence ATGCGGGCCCGGTACCCTGACCAGGAAGGATACGTCGAGCGCGGCGGCGTTCGCACGTTCTACGAGATCTATGGGAACGGGACGCCGACCGTGCTCTTCCTGCCCGCTTGGGCGATCTGCCACTCTCGCATCTGGAAGGCGCAGGTTCCCTATTTCGCGCGCCACTACCGCGTCGTCACTTTCGATCCACGGGGAAACGGCAGGTCCGATCGTCCGCTGACCTCGCAGGCGTATGCGGACACCGAGTATGTCCAGGATGCGCTGGCTGTCATGGACGCGACTCGGACCGAGCGCGCCGTCATGGTGGGTCTTTCCACTGGCGGGTGGCTTGCGGCGCTGCTGGCCGCGCACCATCCGGACCGGGTGCTGGCCGCGGTCATGATCGGTTCCAGGTCGCCGCTGGGGCGGCCGCTGCCAGAGCGAGCGGTGTACAGTTTTGAGGATCGCCTTGAAACCGAGGACGGCTGGGCCAAGCACAATCGTCACTACTGGCGCAAAGACTATCGGGGGTTCCTGGAATTTTTCTTCTCCAAGGTCTTCTCGGAGCCACATTCCAGTAAACACATCGAGGATGGGGTGGCCTGGGGGTTGGAGACGACGCCGGAGGTGCTCATTGCGACGATCGAAGGGCGCGGCGTCTTGACGCACCTCACCGAGCACCCGGAGGAGGCCGTGGCCCTTTACCGGTCGATCCGATGCTCCGTACTCGTCATTCACGGAGATCAGGACAAGATCGTCTCATACACCCATGGTGTCGCGATTGCTGAAGCGACCGGCGCTCCCGTGGTCACGGTGATTGGTGGGGGGCATCACAATTTCGGCCGCGATCCGGTGAAGACCAATCTAGTGTTACGCGCCTTCATCGACCGCGTGTGCGTTCCACAATAG
- the tyrS gene encoding tyrosine--tRNA ligase, with the protein MSPLSPAAQLEQLRRGTVEIITEDALLQKLAQGRPLRIKLGLDPTAPDIHIGNAIVLQKLRQFQDLGHEAILVIGDFTGLIGDPSGKSETRPALTPAQIEDNARTYRDQYGLILDPARTRVVFNSHWLGAMKFYDVIKLASRTTVHRILERDDFAKRYAEHLPIHLHELLYPLCQAYDSVAIEADVELGGTDQKFNNLMGRELQRELGQEPQVVVLTPLLPGLDGVQKMSKSLGNAIGITDPPSEMYGKGMSLADALMIPYFEYCTLMPLPQVRELEGDLAAGRAHPRDVKARLAREITARYHGETAARAAAVEFERVFASHQLPEEIPDVDLPSDRLRGGAIRLVRLLVETGLADSNGEARRLISQGGVSLNGERINQDVDVAVRDGMLIRVGRRRFARVRLGE; encoded by the coding sequence GTGAGCCCCCTCAGCCCCGCCGCCCAACTCGAGCAGCTCAGGCGGGGGACCGTCGAGATCATTACCGAGGACGCGCTGCTCCAAAAGCTGGCCCAGGGGCGACCGCTGCGGATCAAGCTCGGGTTGGACCCCACCGCTCCCGACATCCATATCGGCAACGCCATCGTGCTGCAGAAGCTGCGGCAATTTCAGGATTTGGGCCACGAGGCGATCCTGGTGATCGGCGATTTTACGGGGCTGATCGGTGATCCATCGGGGAAATCCGAGACCCGTCCGGCGCTCACCCCCGCCCAGATCGAGGACAACGCCCGGACCTACCGTGATCAGTACGGCCTGATTCTCGACCCGGCCCGGACACGCGTCGTCTTCAACAGCCACTGGTTGGGGGCGATGAAATTCTACGACGTGATCAAGCTGGCCAGCCGCACCACGGTGCACCGGATCTTGGAGCGCGACGACTTTGCGAAGCGGTACGCGGAGCACCTGCCGATTCATCTGCACGAGCTGCTCTACCCGCTGTGTCAGGCCTACGATTCGGTGGCGATCGAGGCCGACGTCGAGCTCGGCGGCACCGACCAGAAGTTCAACAACTTAATGGGGCGCGAGCTCCAGCGCGAGCTGGGGCAGGAGCCGCAGGTGGTCGTGCTCACCCCGCTGCTGCCCGGGCTCGACGGCGTGCAGAAGATGAGCAAGAGCCTGGGCAACGCGATCGGGATCACCGATCCGCCGAGCGAAATGTACGGTAAGGGGATGTCGCTCGCGGATGCCCTGATGATTCCGTATTTCGAGTACTGCACCCTGATGCCGCTCCCCCAGGTCCGCGAGCTGGAGGGCGACCTGGCGGCCGGGCGGGCCCACCCCCGCGATGTGAAGGCGCGGCTGGCCCGGGAGATCACCGCCCGCTACCACGGCGAGACGGCGGCGCGGGCGGCGGCGGTCGAGTTTGAACGCGTGTTTGCGTCCCACCAGCTGCCCGAGGAGATCCCCGACGTGGACCTCCCGTCCGACCGGCTCCGCGGCGGCGCCATCCGATTGGTCCGCCTCTTGGTGGAGACCGGGTTGGCCGATTCGAACGGCGAGGCCCGCCGTCTGATCAGCCAGGGGGGCGTCAGCCTGAACGGCGAGCGCATCAACCAGGATGTCGACGTCGCGGTCCGGGACGGAATGCTCATCCGCGTCGGCCGGCGCCGGTTCGCCCGCGTTCGCCTCGGCGAGTAA
- a CDS encoding glycosyltransferase family 39 protein: MARRERGGGRSAPGEPGSLPRPNGPAPWEGRHLSPGLYRWGLVLAAALGAALRVADLGRPFNGFGATGWNEGHYALIALNFDRYGLWSQHDDLGADYTFSPGVPWLIWLAFRAFGPHEWAARLPGVLCGVAAIVLVAALVRRLLGSEQVALAAAGFVATAPGIVYYSQNTQLDTPSIACALAAAVSVLRHRDSGGGRELIAAGVWAALAVWFKFTAVLVYPALLAWWWALRPRRPLSAAFAAAACVALTVLPSAAWVLYGEWTGRTVGSFYHRPWTLRGVEQALIEIPLIVMSHLFVPIGALLLAGIPIAWRWRPRFRWLGIWCWPWVSLFLVFPYSSVVNRYYDLPATYLLVTLAALGLWAALAARRSADALGRAVLIGLGIVVALNAAYVLWDPTTDRLSRTMTAHPAPLDPAPFYSAKVVARLPRGHTVVDAPQTMFYAGGDPAWVILIGGDGDVRRAIDRETFDYILLNDYWHSQPPYYPVDDALRSRLARHRYVQIAPAAWAHTSAGQKGWIPPSRPYIDARKGFRVVWDPAGP; encoded by the coding sequence GTGGCCAGGCGCGAGCGGGGCGGCGGTCGGTCCGCCCCCGGCGAACCCGGTTCTCTGCCTCGACCGAACGGCCCCGCGCCGTGGGAGGGACGTCACCTCTCCCCCGGCCTCTATCGCTGGGGGCTCGTCCTGGCCGCCGCGTTGGGGGCCGCGCTCCGCGTCGCCGATCTCGGCCGTCCGTTCAACGGCTTCGGCGCCACCGGGTGGAACGAGGGGCACTACGCGCTGATCGCGCTGAACTTTGATCGGTACGGGCTCTGGTCCCAGCACGACGACCTCGGGGCGGATTACACGTTCTCCCCCGGGGTGCCCTGGTTGATCTGGCTGGCGTTCCGGGCGTTCGGCCCGCACGAGTGGGCGGCGCGGCTCCCGGGGGTCCTCTGCGGCGTCGCGGCGATTGTGCTCGTGGCCGCACTCGTCCGCCGGTTGCTCGGGAGCGAGCAGGTTGCCCTCGCCGCCGCGGGGTTCGTGGCGACCGCTCCGGGGATCGTCTACTACTCGCAAAACACCCAGCTGGACACTCCCAGCATCGCCTGCGCGCTGGCCGCCGCGGTGTCCGTGCTGCGGCACCGCGACTCCGGGGGTGGGAGGGAGCTGATCGCGGCCGGGGTGTGGGCCGCCCTCGCCGTGTGGTTCAAGTTCACCGCGGTACTCGTCTACCCGGCGCTCCTCGCCTGGTGGTGGGCCCTCCGTCCCCGTCGACCTCTCTCGGCCGCGTTCGCGGCCGCGGCGTGTGTCGCCCTAACCGTCCTGCCGAGCGCGGCGTGGGTGCTGTACGGCGAATGGACGGGGCGGACCGTGGGGAGCTTCTACCATCGCCCCTGGACGCTGCGGGGGGTCGAGCAGGCGCTGATCGAGATACCGCTGATCGTGATGTCGCACCTGTTCGTTCCGATCGGGGCGCTTCTCCTGGCCGGGATCCCGATCGCCTGGCGCTGGCGCCCGCGCTTTCGCTGGCTCGGCATCTGGTGCTGGCCGTGGGTATCGCTGTTCCTAGTGTTTCCGTATTCCAGCGTCGTCAACCGGTACTACGATCTCCCGGCGACGTACCTCCTCGTGACGCTGGCGGCGTTGGGGCTGTGGGCGGCGCTGGCCGCGCGGCGTTCGGCCGACGCGCTCGGCCGCGCGGTGCTGATCGGGCTCGGGATCGTCGTCGCACTGAACGCCGCGTACGTGCTGTGGGATCCGACGACCGATCGTTTGAGCCGGACGATGACCGCGCATCCCGCACCGCTCGATCCGGCGCCGTTCTACTCGGCAAAAGTTGTGGCGCGCCTCCCGCGGGGGCACACGGTGGTAGACGCGCCCCAGACGATGTTCTATGCGGGGGGGGATCCGGCGTGGGTGATCCTCATCGGCGGCGACGGCGACGTCCGGAGGGCGATCGACCGGGAAACCTTCGACTACATCCTGCTCAACGATTACTGGCACTCCCAGCCGCCGTACTACCCTGTCGACGACGCGCTGCGCTCCAGGCTGGCGCGTCATCGTTACGTCCAGATCGCCCCCGCCGCGTGGGCGCACACGTCCGCAGGGCAGAAGGGATGGATCCCACCCTCCCGCCCCTACATTGACGCGCGGAAGGGCTTCCGAGTAGTATGGGATCCGGCGGGCCCTTAG
- a CDS encoding cation diffusion facilitator family transporter encodes MSAGLHAHGPHGRPAGAADPRQPFVAALLVTIGLMAVEAVGGWLTGSLALVADAGHLLVDVGTLGLGCAASWLAARPATPRMSYGYRRAEILAAATNGLALWAVAAAIIYEAVARFRTPHAVSAPGMLVVALLGLCGNLAASAVLAQGREENLNLRVAFAHVLADAAAAVGTIAASLVILTTGWTRADAVAGVAIAALIFAGSWPLLREAVQILMEGTPHRLSLFEVEEAMRGVPGVVNIHDLHIWSLTSGVEAVSGHVLIADGRESQRVLADLCRLLNTRYGLGHVTLQVEDEEFADSGHPNCTPRAGTTSG; translated from the coding sequence GTGAGCGCGGGGCTGCACGCGCACGGTCCGCACGGCCGCCCGGCCGGGGCGGCGGACCCTCGTCAGCCCTTCGTCGCGGCGCTCCTCGTGACCATCGGCCTGATGGCCGTCGAGGCGGTCGGCGGGTGGCTCACCGGCAGCCTGGCGCTGGTCGCCGATGCCGGGCACCTGTTGGTGGACGTAGGGACGCTGGGGCTCGGCTGTGCCGCGAGTTGGCTGGCCGCCCGGCCGGCGACCCCCCGGATGTCCTACGGCTACCGGCGGGCGGAGATCCTCGCCGCCGCCACGAACGGCCTGGCGCTCTGGGCCGTGGCGGCCGCGATCATCTACGAGGCCGTGGCTCGGTTTCGGACGCCGCACGCCGTCTCGGCCCCGGGGATGCTTGTGGTGGCGCTGCTCGGGCTGTGCGGCAACCTGGCGGCGAGCGCGGTGCTGGCCCAGGGACGGGAGGAGAACCTCAACCTCCGCGTGGCGTTCGCTCATGTCCTCGCCGATGCCGCCGCCGCGGTCGGGACGATCGCCGCGAGCCTCGTCATCCTCACCACGGGATGGACGCGGGCCGACGCCGTGGCGGGGGTTGCGATCGCGGCGCTGATCTTCGCTGGATCGTGGCCGTTGCTCCGGGAGGCGGTGCAGATCTTGATGGAGGGGACCCCCCACCGGCTCTCGCTGTTCGAGGTGGAGGAGGCGATGCGGGGGGTGCCGGGGGTGGTGAACATCCACGATCTGCACATCTGGTCGCTGACCTCCGGCGTGGAGGCGGTGAGCGGTCACGTCTTGATCGCCGACGGGCGGGAGAGCCAGCGGGTGCTCGCGGACCTCTGCCGGTTGCTGAACACCCGCTACGGCCTCGGGCACGTCACGCTGCAGGTGGAGGACGAGGAGTTCGCCGATTCGGGCCACCCCAACTGCACGCCGCGCGCGGGGACAACGTCCGGGTGA